A DNA window from Camelina sativa cultivar DH55 chromosome 17, Cs, whole genome shotgun sequence contains the following coding sequences:
- the LOC104755632 gene encoding uncharacterized protein LOC104755632, protein MYVTRHLSEYQRNSTTQSLPEGPNSGVLVIQDEESLPTCCFGTCYDGELKGLPFPQNAKLTVTYRTGTGQHRRSYHDPVLFIPVLDQPYSSNRYYVIQRRGKHLGGASASAKEEDRVPCCFCFSYVPEVKPQEADPYDMYQQFQIHQREASSRYYTATSVAPDGIPPQFLKRKYWSVGYSNYQDFGLTDDAKGINTKLRSELPNDVNSIVVVGKWYVPFIFVKESNAKDQVKSSTYYSMTLKQRWEEAYSCENVNNNDKKGEVVLDVNVETEVVKLEGQETHLRETIGGGFVWFSVLGDEREDKKIGLGAVVVERMKWEEERFGRLNKGERSNIKRSERYEGGSSHWKSYRCYVLKESFELKRMDGSLVLTYEFKHVDKLKSKWD, encoded by the exons ATGTATGTTACAAGGCATCTCTCCGAATACCAGAGAAACTCGACGACACAATCGTTGCCAGAAGGTCCAAACTCCGGCGTACTTGTGATTCAAGATGAAGAGTCACTGCCGACTTGTTGCTTCGGTACTTGCTACGATGGTGAACTCAAAGGCTTACCGTTCCCACAGAACGCGAAGCTGACTGTGACTTACAGAACCGGAACTGGTCAACATAGGCGCAGTTACCATGATCCGGTTCTGTTCATTCCTGTTCTTGATCAGCCTTATTCTTCGAACCGTTATTATGTCATTCAACGACGTGGGAAGCACTTAGG AGGAGCTTCAGCAAGTGCAAAAGAGGAAGACAGAGTCCCCTGCTGTTTTTGCTTTAGCTATGTTCCTGAAGTTAAGCCACAAGAAGCAGATCCTTATGACATGTATCAGCAATTCCAGATCCATCAACGCGAAGCGTCATCTCGCTACTACACTGCCACTTCTGTTGCTCCTGATGGGATACCACCACAGTTTCTCAAGAGAAAGTATTGGTCCGTCGGGTACTCGAATTATCAAGACTTTGGTTTGACAGACGATGCAAAGGGGATTAACACTAAGCTTCGTTCCGAGCTTCCCAACGATGTGAATTCAATCGTTGTGGTAGGGAAATGGTATGTCCCTTTCATCTTCGTGAAAGAAAGTAACGCAAAAGATCAGGTCAAGAGCTCAACTTATTACAGCATGACGCTTAAACAAAGATGGGAAGAGGCTTACTCATGCGAAAACGTTAATAACAACGACAAAAAAGGAGAGGTTGTACTTGATGTTAACGTAGAAACGGAAGTGGTGAAGCTTGAGGGACAAGAAACTCATTTGAGAGAGACAATAGGTGGTggatttgtttggtttagtgTCTTAGGGGATGAGAGAGAGGACAAGAAGATAGGTCTTGGGGCTGTTGTTGTGGAGAGGATGAAATGGGAAGAGGAAAGGTTTGGGAGGTTAAACAAAGGTGAAAGATCCAACATTAAGAGATCAGAGAGATACGAAGGCGGTTCATCACATTGGAAGAGTTATCGATGTTACGTGTTGAAAGAGAGCTTTGAATTGAAGAGAATGGATGGGAGTTTGGTGTTGACATATGAGTTTAAACATGTTGACAAGTTAAAGAGCAAGTGGGATTGA
- the LOC104755637 gene encoding choline/ethanolaminephosphotransferase 1, whose product MGYIGAHGVAALHRYKYSGVDHSYLAKYVLQPFWTRFVKVFPLWMPPNMITLMGFMFLVTSSLLGYIYSPQLDSPPPRWVHFAHGLLLFLYQTFDAVDGKQARRTNSSSPLGELFDHGCDALACAFEAMAFGSTAMCGRDTFWFWVISAIPFYGATWEHYFTNTLILPVINGPTEGLALIFVSHFFTAIVGAEWWAQQLGQSIPLFSWVPFVNEIQTSRAVLYMMIAFAVIPTVAFNVSNVYKVVQSRQGSMVLALAMLYPFVVLLGGVLIWDYLSPINLIATYPHLVVLGTGLAFGFLVGRMILAHLCDEPKGLKTNMCMSLLYLPFALANALTARLNAGVPLVDEVWVLLGYCIFTVSLYLHFATSVIHEITEALGIYCFRITRKEA is encoded by the exons ATGGGTTACATAGGAGCTCATGGTGTAGCAGCTCTTCATAGGTACAAATACAGTGGAGTGGATCACTCTTATCTTGCCAAATACGTGCTTCAACCTTTTTGGACTCGATTTGTCAAAGTCTTCCCTTTATGGATGCC ACCAAACATG ATAACGCTAATGGGGTTTATGTTTCTAGTCACATCTTCCCTGCTAGGCTAT ATATATTCACCTCAGTTGGATTCTCCTCCTCCACGATGGGTTCACTTCGCACATGGTTTACTTCTATTCTTGTATCAG ACATTTGATGCGGTTGATGGGAAGCAAGCAAGAAGGACAAATTCCTCTAGCCCCCTTGGAGAGCTTTTCGATCATG GTTGTGATGCACTTGCTTGTGCG TTTGAAGCCATGGCATTTGGAAGCACCGCGATGTGTGGAAGAGATACTTTCTGGTTCTGGGTCATTTCAGCTATTCCGTTTTATGGAGCTACATGGGAACA CTATTTCACAAACACACTTATTCTTCCTGTTATCAATGGGCCTACAGAGGGTCTTGCACTTATATTTGTCAGCCACTTCTTCACAGCCATTGTTG GTGCTGAATGGTGGGCTCAGCAGTTGGGGCAGTCCATACCATTGTTTAGTTGGGTGCCATTTGTGAATG AGATCCAAACTTCTAGAGCAGTGCTATACATGATGATCGCTTTTGCTGTTATACCAACTGTTGCATTCAA TGTGTCAAATGTCTACAAAGTCGTTCAATCAAGACAAGGAAGCATGGTGTTGGCATTAGCTATG TTGTATCCCTTCGTCGTCCTACTTGGAGGAGTTTTGATATG GGATTACTTGTCTCCAATCAATCTCATAGCAACGTACCCTCACTTAGTTGTACTCGGAACTGGACTTGCATTTGGATTTCTAGTG ggAAGGATGATTCTTGCTCACTTGTGTGATGAGCCAAAAGGACTGAAAACAAACATGTGCATG TCTCTACTGTATCTTCCTTTTGCACTTGCAAATGCTCTAACTGCGAGATTGAATGCTGG GGTTCCTCTAGTCGACGAAGTATGGGTTCTTCTTGGCTACTGCATATTCACAG TGTCATTATACTTGCACTTTGCAACATCGGTCATTCATGAGATCACTGAAGCTCTTGGAATCTACTGCTTCAG GATCACGCGTAAAGAAGCTTGA
- the LOC104755633 gene encoding uncharacterized protein LOC104755633, whose amino-acid sequence MYVTRFLSEYQKNPSEMNLLPPEGPNSGIMVIQDEDSQATCCFGSCYEGRLKGLPFPQNVKLAATYSSGGGGGAGGAGGGSQTHRTPVVFIPVLDQPLSSNRYYVIQRRGKHTGKASASAKEEVRVSSCCCFTYVPEAKPQQADPYDIYQQFEIHQSRPSSLYYSATSVASDGVPPDYLKRKDWSVSYSTSEDSRDFSLRGDAKGINTKLRLDSELTSLGKSVVVGKWYVPFIFVMEGDVKDQMKKSTFYSLTLKQRWEEVFFCENIGNEHSEVVVDVDVETEVVKLEGQETHLKEEKGDGVVWFSVLRDEKQDKKIGLGSVVVERMKWEEEKFGWLNRGEERSKIKRSEIFEDGSSHWKSYRCYVLIESFELKRMDGSLVLTYEFKHIDKLKSKWD is encoded by the exons ATGTATGTTACAAGGTTTTTATCTGAATACCAGAAAAACCCATCGGAGATGAACTTGCTTCCACCAGAAGGTCCAAACTCCGGTATAATGGTGATTCAAGACGAAGACTCACAGGCCACTTGCTGCTTTGGTTCTTGCTACGAGGGTAGACTTAAAGGCTTGCCGTTTCCACAAAACGTGAAGCTCGCTGCAACGTATAgcagtggaggaggaggaggagcaggtGGAGCAGGAGGAGGAAGCCAGACACATCGTACCCCTGTTGTGTTCATCCCTGTTCTTGATCAACCATTGTCTTCGAACCGTTACTATGTTATACAAAGACGTGGAAAGCATACTGG GAAAGCATCTGCAAGTGCAAAAGAGGAAGTGAGAGTTTCAAGCTGCTGTTGCTTTACCTATGTTCCTGAAGCTAAGCCACAACAAGCAGATCCGTATGACATATACCAACAATTCGAGATTCATCAAAGCCGACCATCATCTCTCTATTACTCTGCCACTTCTGTTGCTTCTGATGGTGTGCCACCAGATTACCTTAAGAGAAAAGATTGGTCGGTCAGTTACTCGACTTCAGAAGACTCACGAGACTTTAGTCTAAGAGGTGATGCGAAAGGGATTAACACAAAGCTTCGCTTAGACTCAGAGCTTACTAGTTTAGGTAAGAGTGTTGTGGTAGGGAAATGGTATGTTCCTTTCATATTTGTGATGGAAGGAGATGTAAAAGATCAAATGAAGAAATCAACGTTTTACAGCTTGACGCTTAAGCAAAGGTGGGAAGAAGTTTTCTTCTGCGAAAACATTGGCAATGAACATTCCGAGGTTGTAGTTGATGTTGACGTAGAGACGGAAGTTGTGAAGCTTGAGGGACAAGAAACACATTTGAAAGAGGAAAAAGGTGATGGAGTTGTTTGGTTTAGTGTCTTAAGGGATGAGAAACAAGACAAGAAGATAGGTCTTGGGTCTGTGGTCGTGGAGAGGATGAAATGGGAAGAGGAAAAGTTCGGATGGTTAAACAGAGGCGAGGAAAGGTCTAAAATTAAGAGATCAGAGATATTTGAAGACGGTTCATCGCATTGGAAGAGTTACCGATGTTATGTATTGATAGAGAGCTTTGAATTGAAGAGAATGGATGGGAGTTTGGTGTTGACATATGAGTTTAAGCATATTGATAAGTTAAAGAGCAAATGGGATTga
- the LOC104755631 gene encoding uncharacterized protein LOC104755631, which produces MYVTRRLSECQRNRSEFPESPNSGVLVIQDEESRPTCCFGSCYGTGLKGLPFPQNANLTVTYTITVNNVTTAYRDPVIFIPVLDQPLFSNRYYAIKRGGKHSGEATANAREEDRVPCCFCFSYVPEAKPQQADPYDIYQQFEIHQPKSLSRNYFATSVAPNGVPPEFLKRKYWTVEYSTSEDFGLRDDAKGIYNKVRSELPGDFNTSILVGKWYVPFIFVKERDAKDQLKSSTYYSMVLIQRWEEVYSCENAYNENREVVVNVEVETEVVKLEGQDIGKRARSVDENGIVWFEVADKRMGLRSVVIEKMKWEEERFGWKSEPLRAVVKKSERYNVSDLNWKSYRCYVLVESFELRRMDESLVLAFEFKHVDKLRTKWEW; this is translated from the exons ATGTATGTTACAAGGCGTTTGTCGGAATGCCAAAGAAACAGATCGGAGTTTCCGGAAAGTCCAAACTCCGGTGTACTTGTGATTCAAGATGAAGAGTCAAGACCAACTTGTTGCTTCGGATCTTGCTACGGGACTGGACTCAAAGGCTTACCATTCCCACAAAATGCTAACCTGACTGTGACTTACACCATCACGGTTAATAACGTGACCACTGCTTATCGTGATCCGGTCATTTTCATTCCGGTTCTTGATCAACCGTTATTTTCAAACCGTTACTACGCCATTAAACGAGGCGGGAAACACTCAGG AGAAGCTACGGCTAATGCGAGAGAGGAAGACAGAGTCCCCTGCTGCTTTTGCTTTAGCTATGTTCCTGAAGCTAAGCCACAACAAGCAGATCCTTATGACATATACCAACAATTTGAGATCCATCAACCAAAATCATTGTCTAGAAATTACTTTGCGACATCCGTTGCACCTAACGGAGTACCACCAGAGTTTCTCAAGAGAAAGTATTGGACTGTTGAGTACTCGACATCAGAAGACTTTGGTCTAAGAGATGATGCAAAAGGTATTTACAATAAGGTTCGGTCTGAGCTTCCAGGTGATTTTAATACAAGCATTTTGGTAGGAAAATGGTATGTCCCTTTCATATTTGTGAAGGAAAGAGACGCAAAGGATCAGCTTAAGAGTTCAACTTACTATAGCATGGTTCTTATCCAAAGATGGGAAGAGGTTTACTCTTGCGAAAACGCTTACAACGAAAACCGCGAGGTTGTTGTTAATGTTGAAGTGGAAACAGAAGTTGTGAAGCTTGAGGGACAAGATATTGGGAAAAGGGCAAGAAGTGTGGATGAAAATGGGATTGTTTGGTTTGAGGTCGCAGACAAGAGGATGGGTTTGAGATCTGTGGTTATTGAGAAGATGAAATGGGAAGAGGAGAGATTCGGGTGGAAGAGTGAACCGCTAAGAGCAGTGGTTAAGAAATCTGAGAGATATAATGTAAGCGATTTGAATTGGAAGAGTTATAGATGTTATGTATTAGTGGAGAGCTTTGAGTTGAGGAGAATGGACGAGAGTCTAGTGTTGGCATTTGAGTTTAAACATGTTGATAAGTTAAGAACTAAGTGGGAATGGTGA
- the LOC104755639 gene encoding uncharacterized protein LOC104755639 — MYINIVYKNHRSKTHNIMYVTRRLSEYRKNPSELKKPPPEGPNSGVLVIQDEESLTTCCFGFCYEIFLRGLPFPQNAALTVRRDDGGQNNTVHRDSVVFIPVLGQPLSSNRYYTYERCGFYSRESSNSNEREVERVTCCFCIKFNHVHRSKKPQPDPYDIHQQVVITTNSSYSRCYYYAKPVAPNALLPVSLRRQGWTIENSTSTLQDFNLIDDAKGLNVELRSKLPSLDMSVVVGKWYVPFIFVKEGDIIDQVKISMYYNMTLHQRWEEVFFYENVDNDKDCVEVVVDVDLELQVINVEGQKINIETTNVDAKGIVWFHVKDQEGQDKKIGLRSVVVERIESEEENFGWKKRDGNRVKVKRVDRFEGGGSSQWKSYKCYVLVERFELKRMDESLVLTYEFTHADKLRTIQYSIDLSFSFYFFLRLFIFLHCNCKILKV, encoded by the exons ATGTACATCaacattgtttacaaaaatcatAGAAGTAAAACACACAACATAATGTATGTCACAAGGCGTTTATCGGAATACCGGAAGAACCCGTCGGAACTCAAGAAGCCTCCACCGGAAGGTCCAAACTCTGGTGTACTTGTGATTCAAGATGAAGAGTCGTTGACCACTTGTTGCTTTGGTTTCTGCTACGAGATTTTCCTCAGAGGATTACCGTTTCCACAGAACGCAGCGTTGACCGTGAGACGCGACGATGGTGGACAGAACAATACTGTTCATCGTGATTCTGTTGTGTTCATACCTGTTCTTGGTCAACCTCTATCTTCTAACCGTTATTACACTTATGAACGGTGCGGGTTCTATTCAAG agAATCATCTAATAGTAATGAAAGAGAGGTAGAGAGAGTCACATGCTGCTTCTGCATTAAATTTAACCATGTCCATAGGTCTAAGAAGCCACAACCAGATCCTTATGACATTCACCAGCAAGTCGTGATCACAACTAACTCATCGTATTCCCGTTGTTACTATTACGCAAAGCCCGTTGCTCCTAATGCTTTGCTACCTGTATCCCTAAGGAGACAAGGCTGGACAATAGAAAACTCGACTTCGACCCTACAAGACTTTAATCTCATAGATGACGCAAAGGGTCTTAACGTAGAGCTTCGTTCTAAGCTTCCGAGTCTTGACATGAGCGTTGTCGTAGGGAAATGGTACGTCCCATTCATATTTGTCAAGGAAGGAGACATAATAGATCAAGTGAAGATATCAATGTATTACAACATGACACTTCATCAAAGATGGGAAGAGGTTTTCTTCTATGAGAATGTTGACAATGATAAAGATTGTGTTgaggttgttgttgatgttgatcTTGAACTTCAAGTGATTAACGTTGAGggacaaaaaattaatatagagaCAACAAATGTGGATGCTAAAGGTATAGTTTGGTTTCATGTTAAAGATCAAGAAGGACAAGACAAGAAGATAGGTCTAAGGTCTGTGGTTGTTGAGAGGATAGAAAGCGAAGAGGAGAATTTCGGGTGGAAGAAGAGAGACGGAAACAGAGTGAAGGTTAAGAGAGTTGATCGGTTCGAAGGCGGTGGTTCATCGCAATGGAAGAGTTATAAATGTTATGTATTGGTTGAGAGATTTGAATTGAAGAGAATGGATGAGAGTTTGGTGTTGACGTATGAGTTTACACATGCTGATAAGTTGAGGACTATTCAATACAGTATTGACTTGagtttctctttctatttttttttacgcttatttatttttttacactgtaattgtaaaatactaaaagtg
- the LOC104755634 gene encoding uncharacterized protein LOC104755634, whose product MYITRRLSEYQRNPAELTRPPPEGPNSGILVIQDQDKHRRATCCFSSWLVLETCLSGLPLPQNLKLAVTFNIGGDDATRDPVVFIPVLDKPLSSNCYYAIKRRGKHSGKAAGNAKEDDIETACFCIKQVAEAEHKQLDPFDIYQQLEIHQKNPSSRRRYYYATSVAPDGIPPWFLRNREWNVECVRSQDFELTDDAKGVNKELRAELPNLGMSTVVGKWYVPFIFVKERDAKDQIKNSMYYYSMTLEQRWEEVFSCDDDKSEKRDVVFDVQGETEVVKLEGQEEIERGVEANGFVWFGVGDEKIGLGSVVVERMKWEEERFGWTSKGDQEKEMAGKRLKKSKDGSFWTSYQCYVLIESFVLKRMDGSLVLTYEFTHVDKVKTKWD is encoded by the exons ATGTACATTACAAGGCGTTTGTCAGAGTACCAGAGGAATCCAGCAGAGCTAACACGACCTCCTCCTGAAGGTCCAAACTCTGGAATTTTGGTAATCCAAGACCAAGACAAACATAGACGGGCTACATGCTGCTTCAGCTCGTGGTTGGTGTTGGAAACTTGTCTAAGTGGTTTGCCATTGCCGCAAAATCTTAAGCTAGCAGTCACGTTCAATATCGGAGGGGATGACGCTACTCGTGATCCAGTTGTGTTCATTCCTGTTCTTGATAAGCCTCTATCTTCAAACTGTTACTACGCTATTAAACGACGTGGGAAGCATTCAGG TAAAGCGGCTGGTAATGCGAAAGAGGATGATATAGAAACCGCATGCTTTTGTATTAAGCAAGTTGCTGAAGCTGAACACAAACAGCTAGATCCTTTTGACATATACCAACAACTCGAGATCCATCAAAAGAACCCGTCTTCACGTAGGCGTTATTACTACGCAACATCTGTTGCTCCTGATGGAATCCCACCATGGTTTCTCAGGAATAGAGAGTGGAATGTTGAATGCGTGAGGTCCCAAGACTTTGAACTGACAGATGATGCAAAAGGAGTCAACAAAGAGCTTCGTGCCGAGCTTCCAAATCTTGGTATGAGCACTGTGGTTGGGAAGTGGTATGTCCCTTTCATATTCGTGAAAGAAAGAGACGCAAAGGATCAGATCAAGAATTCAATGTATTATTACAGCATGACTCTTGAACAAAGATGGGAAGAAGTTTTTTCTTGTGATGACGACAAAAGTGAGAAGCGTGATGTTGTATTTGATGTACAAGGAGAGACAGAAGTTGTTAAGCTTGAGGGacaagaagagattgaaagagGTGTGGAAGCAAACGGGTTTGTCTGGTTTGGGGTTGGAGATGAAAAGATTGGTTTAGGATCGGTTGTTGTTGAGAGAATGAAatgggaagaagagagatttgggtGGACAAGTAAAGGTGACCAGGAGAAAGAAATGGCGGGTAAGAGattgaagaaatcaaaagatGGTAGCTTTTGGACGAGTTATCAGTGTTATGTTCTGATAGAGAGCTTTGTGTTGAAGAGGATGGATGGGAGTTTGGTCTTAACATATGAGTTTACTCACGTCGATAAGGTCAAAACCAAATGGGATTAA
- the LOC104755636 gene encoding uncharacterized protein LOC104755636, protein MYVTRRLSEYQRNPLELERPPPDGPNSGVLVIQDEASKPTACFGLCYHNEPKGLPFPQNVNLTVDSSSYDSVLFIPALDQPLSSNRYYSIKRRGKHSGKALASAKEEDRVPCFFCFSFLPEAKPQEADPYDIYHQFEIHQQKSCSSRFFATSSAPNGKPPEFLQRKYWTVQYSNSQDFGLTDDAKGINTTLRSALPSDVNTSVVVGKWYVPFIFVKDRKAKDQIKSSTYYSMSLKQKWEEVYSCENVNSNEEEREVVVDFEVESEVMKLEGQAIEKTTKSVDRNGVVWYGIADKKIGLKAMVMERMKWEEERFGWSKKSNELRSSIKISERFEGGSSQWKSYKCYVLVESFELKRTDGSLVLMYEFTHADKLKSKWA, encoded by the exons ATGTATGTTACAAGGCGTCTCTCAGAGTACCAGAGAAACCCATTGGAGTTGGAGCGGCCACCACCTGATGGTCCAAACTCTGGAGTACTGGTGATTCAAGACGAAGCGTCAAAACCTACAGCTTGCTTTGGTTTGTGCTATCATAACGAACCCAAAGGCTTGCCGTTCCCACAGAACGTAAATCTGACTGTGGATTCAAGTTCTTATGACTCGGTCTTATTCATACCCGCTCTCGATCAGCCTTTATCTTCGAATCGTTATTACTCCATAAAAAGACGTGGGAAGCATTCAGG GAAAGCATTAGCTAGtgccaaagaagaagacagagtcccctgtttcttttgcttcagtTTTCTTCCTGAAGCTAAGCCACAAGAAGCAGATCCGTATGACATATATCACCAGTTTGAGATCCATCAACAAAAATCATGCTCTAGTAGATTCTTTGCAACCTCCAGTGCTCCTAATGGGAAACCACCGGAGTTCCTTCAGAGAAAGTATTGGACTGTTCAGTACTCGAATTCCCAAGACTTTGGTTTGACAGATGATGCAAAGGGGATTAACACTACGCTTCGTTCCGCGCTTCCCAGCGATGTGAACACAAGTGTTGTGGTAGGAAAATGGTATGTTCCTTTCATATTCGTGAAAGACAGAAAAGCAAAGGATCAGATTAAGAGCTCAACTTATTACAGCATGAGTCTTAAACAAAAATGGGAAGAGGTTTACTCATGTGAAAACGTTAATTCCAACGAAGAAGAACGAGAGGTCGTAGTTGATTTTGAAGTAGAATCAGAAGTGATGAAGCTTGAAGGGCAAGCGAttgagaaaacaacaaaaagtgtGGATAGAAATGGCGTTGTGTGGTATGGGATTGCAGACAAAAAGATAGGTCTGAAAGCGATGGTCATGGAGAGGATGAAATGGGAGGAGGAAAGATTCGGATGGTCGAAAAAAAGCAATGAGCTAAGGTCTAGTATTAAGATATCTGAGAGATTTGAAGGCGGATCATCACAGTGGAAGAGTTATAAATGTTATGTATTGGTAGAGAGCTTTGAATTGAAGAGAACTGATGGGAGTTTGGTGTTGATGTATGAGTTTACACATGCTGATAAGTTGAAGAGCAAGTGGGCTTGA
- the LOC104755635 gene encoding uncharacterized protein LOC104755635 encodes MYVTKRLSEYQRNPSELTLLPTEGPNSGVLVIQDEESQPTCCFGKCFDCDLNGLPFPQNTKVTVKYQTGTGDDRIVLLDRVALIPVLHQPPSSNLYYVIRRSGKHTGEACVSAKEGDRASCCICFTYVSNATPRPLDPFDIYQQFEIHQKGSSTQKFFATSVASDGIPPRFLRRKGWAVSFSSSQDYGLVDDAKGVDVKLRNELPDIYKGVVVGKWYVPFLFVKEGDAKDQMQNFMFYSMTLHQRFEEVFFCENVDNKHCEVVVDVEVETEVVKLEGEKIASETKGVDSDGVVWFSVSGTEKIGLGSVVLERMKWEEERFGWLKKDDQMKSSIKRSEKFEGDGKHWKSYRCYVLVETFELTRIDGTLVLTYEFRHADKLKSKWD; translated from the exons aTGTATGTTACAAAGCGTTTGTCTGAATACCAAAGAAACCCGTCAGAGCTAACATTGCTTCCAACAGAAGGTCCAAACTCCGGCGTATTGGTGATTCAAGACGAAGAATCACAGCCTACATGCTGTTTTGGCAAATGCTTTGACTGTGATCTCAATGGTTTGCCGTTTCCTCAGAACACAAAAGTCACCGTCAAATACCAAACTGGAA CCGGAGATGACAGAATTGTCTTGCTTGACCGAGTCGCACTCATCCCTGTTCTTCATCAGCCACCTTCCTCCAATCTTTACTACGTAATACGGCGAAGCGGGAAACACACAGG TGAAGCATGTGTTAGTGCAAAAGAAGGGGACAGAGCATCTTGTTGCATTTGCTTTACTTATGTCTCTAATGCTACGCCAAGGCCTCTTGATCCTTTTGACATATACCAACAGTTTGAGATTCATCAAAAAGGATCATCAACACAGAAGTTTTTCGCTACATCTGTTGCTTCAGATGGGATACCACCTCGGTTCCTGAGGAGAAAAGGTTGGGcggtttctttctcttcttcccaaGACTATGGTTTGGTTGATGATGCAAAGGGTGTAGATGTAAAGCTTCGTAATGAGCTTCCTGATATCTATAAGGGTGTTGTAGTTGGGAAATGGTATGTTCCGTTCTTATTTGTAAAGGAAGGAGATGCAAAAGATCAGATGCAGAACTTCATGTTTTACAGCATGACCCTTCACCAACGGTTTGAAGAGGTTTTCTTCTGCGAAAACGTTGACAATAAACATTGTGAGGTTGTGGTGGATGTGGAGGTGGAAACAGAAGTGGTTAAGCTTGAAGGAGAGAAGATTGCAAGTGAGACAAAAGGTGTGGATTCAGATGGAGTTGTCTGGTTTAGTGTCTCAGGGACTGAGAAGATAGGTCTTGGTTCTGTGGTCTTGGAGAGAATGAAATGGGAAGAGGAGAGGTTCGGGTGGTTGAAGAAAGACGATCAGATGAAGTCTAGCATTAAAAGATCTGAGAAATTCGAAGGCGATGGGAAACATTGGAAGAGTTATAGATGTTATGTTTTGGTAGAGACCTTTGAATTGACGAGAATTGATGGGACTTTGGTATTGACATATGAGTTTAGACATGCTGATAAGTTGAAGAGCAAGTGGGATTGA